Part of the Bacteroidia bacterium genome, TTTTTTACTAACCAATAATTTATCACCAATGAAAAAAATCACCATGCTTGTTTCAGGTTTGGTATTGACTGCAGGTGTAAGTTTAGCCCAGACCTTGAGTCCTACAGTTATAGGTTCGGCGGGAGAAACAACTTATGGTGGTAGTATCTCCTTATCGTGGACGGTAGGAGAAATTGCCATTACAACAGTTTCATCAGCCGGAAATTTACTTACCCAAGGTTTTCATCAGCCCGAAAATGGTATCACCATTGGCATTGCTGACCCGGATAAACTTATCAGCATCAATGCCTTTCCGAATCCAATTTCAGAAAACCTAACCTTGGCATTTTCTGCTGAAAAATCCGGGAATTTTATTGTTGAAATAACAGATGCGCTAGGAAAACTGGTAAAAACCTCCAGCATTTATGTTGGAAATGGTCAAACTCAGCATAGCATCTCCATGTCAACGTTTGCACCCGGAGCTTATTTGGTAAAAATTTCAACTGCCAATGGTGACTTTGCAAAAGCCATTAAACTTACTAAAATCTAATTTCCCATTCCAATGAAAAAATTACTTACTACTGTGGCAGCCCTCATTTTAACGGCTAGCCTTTCGTTCGGTCAAGCACCAAGCAGCTTTAATTACCAAGCAGTTGCAAGAGATGCAGCCGGAGCTGTTTTACCTAACCAAGCTGTTAACCTTCGTGTAAGCATTCTCGATGGTTCAGCTTCCGGAACTGTTTTGTATTCTGAATATTTCCCAGCAACCACCAATACTTTGGGTCTATTTAATGTTGCTATAGGAACCGGAAACGTTTTATCCGGCTCTTTTGCCAGCATTAACTGGGGAACCGGTGGAGGCAAATTCCTTAAAGTTGAGTTGGATCCCAATGGGGGCACTAACTATTCCCTGGTTGGAACCCCACAATTATTAAGCGTTCCTTACGCACTTTATGCTGCTAACGCTCCTGCCGGTGTCACCGGAGCTACAGGTCCAACAGGACCGGGTGGTGGAGCTACTGGTCCAACAGGTGCTGCCGGAAGCCCCGGAACTCCAGGTGTAACCGGTCCAACAGGTGCAACAGGTGTAGCAGGAGCTACCGGTGCAGCCGGTGCAACTGGTGCAACTGGTGCAACTGGTGCTGCCGGTACTACGGGTGCTACGGGTGCAACAGGTGCTTCAGGTGCCAATGGTGCAACCGGAGCTACAGGTCCTTCAGGTGCTAATGGTGCCACAGGTGCAGCCGGCGCTACAGGAGCAACCGGTGCAACAGGTCCAGGATTGAGCGGTGGAACAACAAACGTAGTTCCCAAATGGACTTCTGCTACTGCATTAGGAAATTCAAGAATATTTGATAATGGTACATTAATGGGAATTGGAACCACCACACCGGTTCAACAATTGGATATCCGTTTAAATAACCTTGCAATTGGAGATAACCTTGGTACCGGCAATCCGGCCATTTCCTGGAAAACTGGTTTAACTACAGATTCTGTTATCACTTTTGCTAACCAAGCCTATGCAGCTACCTATTTCGTAAATGACGGAACAAACTTTATTGGCATGTGGATATCAGAAGCTGATAATGATTTAGAACCATGGGACGACAACCTAACCAGCGTTGGAAATCCAATTTATCGCTTTGCAAACGTTTATGCAGGTAATGGCGTTATTCAAACTTCCGATGCCAGGATGAAAACCAATATTAAACCACTTACCTTTGGATTGAATGAAGTTTTGAAACTTCGTCCTGTTTCTTACGATTGGAAAAATCCAAGAGATGGCAAAGAAAACAACATTGGTTTCTTAGCTCAAGAAGTTGAACAAGTAATTCCTCAAGCAGTTGTTCATTCTTATGCCAGCGAAGAAACACTTAAAAATGCCAAAGCCAACGGTAAACCAGTTCCGGAAATTACTGACCCTTATGGTATGAAATACACTGAAATGATTCCTGTTTTGGTTAAAGCCATTCAGGAACAACAACAAATGATCGAATCCTTGAAAAAAGAAATCGAAACATTGAAAAACAAATAAGCAGTTTTTCGAAAATAAAAAAAGGTTGCCAAACACCATGGCAACCTTTTTTTTTGCCAGTATTTCAAACAACCCCGGGAACAACTAACCCCAAGTTAAGCCTATACCGATTGCCAATCTGTTACAGTACAAATCTGCTCTGCCATAATTTGTTTAAACATTTTTTTTGGGGCAATTAACCATGTAACTTTCAAACTAGGTTTTGGACTTTTTTGCTAATACCATAGGTATTAAACCAAAATCACCATTTGTGATTCCAAGTAGAAAGAAACCTAAGCCAAAAGAAGCGTATTATTAAGCTGCAAAATGCCCCTATTTCTTCTACTTGCGACAAATTTACGCATACCCAACTTCAATTGACTGTCATAAACAAAAATGAAGGTTGGATTGGCCATGAATGGTTGAGGTTGCGTCGGGCAGGGATAGAGGCAAGTAGCTCTGAGGCAGGCGCAGCGCTAGCGGAGGCTGCCGAGGACTACAGCCGATAGCCCGGCCATGAGCCATGCACAAAGCTGGTTCAAGCAGAAAATATGGAGGCGAATGGGCCCGCCAAAAAACAACCCCGATCAGCCCAAAACGGACCAACCGGGGTTATCTGATTTCCGAAAAACCTTACTTAGTTTTGCTTGCTGATTCTAACATTTGAAACCCGGTTTGATTCCCAAACGCACTCCAAAAGGTAAAGTCCATTTTCGAAGCTAGTCAAATCAAGGTTTAAGGAAGAAGATGGAGCATGAAAATGAGCCAAAACCCGTCCTTGCAAATCTTTCAGGTTCAATTCTTTTGGCGAACTTTGGAGCTTAACCTGCAATAAACCTGTTGTTGGATTTGGGAAAACACTAGGCTCCAAGGCATTTTCAGTCAACCCAACCGATCCGATAGAAACCGTAACCTCGTTAGAAGCAACCGAATTTCCGGACGTATTGAAAGCTATAACTTTGTAATAATAATCTGTAAAAGAAGCAATTGCATAATCGTCGAATGTTGTAACATTGGCGGCAACCGTATCTAAATTGGAATAGGAGCTTGAATTAGCCACACTTCGTTGAATGATAAATCCCGTTTCGTTGTTGGAATTATCGGTCCATGTTAATTGAACATAATCTGTTTCTGTTTTAAAAACAGCAATTTGCAAATTAGTAGGAGCCAAAGGAGTAAGATTGGTAGGAGCACCGGATAATTTTGCAAAACTTTGAATAGAATTCCCATCAATCTGGTTAAAGCGACCTCCTATATAAAGTTCGCCATTGTAGGAAACAATTCTGTTATAGTCATAGAGTTCATAACCAGGAATAACGCCCAAACCAGGAGATTGTAAATGAGCATAATTCACCCAATTGGATCCATCGAAACGACCCAGGTAAACCTCGCCGGTACTATCCTTAGCGATGGCATACAAGTAGGTTCCGTCTGTACCAACCCGATTAATTGTTTCATAAGGACTCGGCAGCGTGGAGAGTTGAGTTCCATCCCATTTACCAAAATTACTGAACACATAATTTCCACCAACTACGGACAAGAAGCTACCGCATCCGTAAA contains:
- a CDS encoding T9SS type A sorting domain-containing protein yields the protein FLLTNNLSPMKKITMLVSGLVLTAGVSLAQTLSPTVIGSAGETTYGGSISLSWTVGEIAITTVSSAGNLLTQGFHQPENGITIGIADPDKLISINAFPNPISENLTLAFSAEKSGNFIVEITDALGKLVKTSSIYVGNGQTQHSISMSTFAPGAYLVKISTANGDFAKAIKLTKI
- a CDS encoding tail fiber domain-containing protein, whose protein sequence is MKKLLTTVAALILTASLSFGQAPSSFNYQAVARDAAGAVLPNQAVNLRVSILDGSASGTVLYSEYFPATTNTLGLFNVAIGTGNVLSGSFASINWGTGGGKFLKVELDPNGGTNYSLVGTPQLLSVPYALYAANAPAGVTGATGPTGPGGGATGPTGAAGSPGTPGVTGPTGATGVAGATGAAGATGATGATGAAGTTGATGATGASGANGATGATGPSGANGATGAAGATGATGATGPGLSGGTTNVVPKWTSATALGNSRIFDNGTLMGIGTTTPVQQLDIRLNNLAIGDNLGTGNPAISWKTGLTTDSVITFANQAYAATYFVNDGTNFIGMWISEADNDLEPWDDNLTSVGNPIYRFANVYAGNGVIQTSDARMKTNIKPLTFGLNEVLKLRPVSYDWKNPRDGKENNIGFLAQEVEQVIPQAVVHSYASEETLKNAKANGKPVPEITDPYGMKYTEMIPVLVKAIQEQQQMIESLKKEIETLKNK
- a CDS encoding T9SS type A sorting domain-containing protein, producing the protein AFEYNLVKWNGSDWVRAFPNGLATNAYNVINKMLVYQNELFLLTSNNRTLVYDGQSWDSTRFDYTVGGSTFTSNFTDAVLFNGAFYGCGSFLSVVGGNYVFSNFGKWDGTQLSTLPSPYETINRVGTDGTYLYAIAKDSTGEVYLGRFDGSNWVNYAHLQSPGLGVIPGYELYDYNRIVSYNGELYIGGRFNQIDGNSIQSFAKLSGAPTNLTPLAPTNLQIAVFKTETDYVQLTWTDNSNNETGFIIQRSVANSSSYSNLDTVAANVTTFDDYAIASFTDYYYKVIAFNTSGNSVASNEVTVSIGSVGLTENALEPSVFPNPTTGLLQVKLQSSPKELNLKDLQGRVLAHFHAPSSSLNLDLTSFENGLYLLECVWESNRVSNVRISKQN